A single genomic interval of Salinigranum halophilum harbors:
- a CDS encoding Brp/Blh family beta-carotene 15,15'-dioxygenase, with amino-acid sequence MSTPGLGPVRRWHRHADTHVSLVLSRGALLALAVGFGVVSVADVTVPLEAQMVVYLVGMVALNLPHGGYEHFENLRRRRPTFRWQYVVAYLAAITGFVGLFLLAPVAGLGLAVAVAVAKGGMGGLHVMEATTGTAHLETRLQRALAVVVRGGAVMLVPIVFWPETFHAFSALMVGLVDPGGLAPYTGYFDVTRPLVAAGYGLALVAHVGLGYVHGGGHSWLVDAGESLLLAAYFAFVPVLVAVGLYFPFWYSARQVARTQTVEEFGGGDDGWDLIGGEEASTVALRAWLVLVAGALATFSVLAVVYWAFPNPLAGASLLPGAVAFWSVFISIVALPHVVVGSVLDRERGIWYVP; translated from the coding sequence ATGAGCACGCCAGGCCTCGGTCCGGTCCGACGGTGGCACCGACACGCAGACACGCACGTCTCGCTCGTGCTGTCGCGAGGCGCGCTGCTCGCGCTCGCGGTGGGGTTCGGCGTCGTGAGCGTCGCCGACGTCACCGTCCCGCTGGAGGCGCAGATGGTCGTCTACCTCGTCGGGATGGTCGCGCTCAACCTCCCGCACGGAGGGTACGAGCACTTCGAGAACCTCCGGCGACGCCGGCCGACGTTCCGCTGGCAGTACGTCGTGGCCTACCTCGCCGCCATCACGGGGTTCGTCGGGCTGTTCCTCCTCGCACCCGTCGCCGGCCTCGGACTCGCGGTGGCGGTCGCGGTGGCCAAGGGCGGCATGGGCGGCCTCCACGTCATGGAGGCGACGACCGGGACGGCCCACCTCGAGACGCGACTCCAGCGCGCCCTCGCGGTCGTCGTCCGCGGTGGCGCGGTGATGCTCGTGCCCATCGTGTTCTGGCCGGAGACGTTCCACGCGTTCAGCGCGCTCATGGTCGGCCTCGTCGACCCCGGTGGCCTGGCCCCCTACACCGGGTACTTCGACGTGACGCGACCGCTCGTCGCCGCGGGGTACGGCCTCGCCCTCGTCGCGCACGTGGGCCTCGGCTACGTCCACGGCGGCGGGCACTCGTGGCTCGTCGACGCGGGCGAGTCGCTCCTCCTCGCGGCGTACTTCGCGTTCGTCCCCGTCCTCGTCGCCGTCGGCCTCTACTTCCCGTTCTGGTACTCGGCCCGACAGGTCGCACGGACGCAGACGGTCGAGGAGTTCGGCGGAGGCGACGACGGCTGGGACCTCATCGGCGGCGAGGAGGCGTCGACGGTCGCCCTGCGGGCGTGGCTGGTCCTGGTCGCGGGTGCACTGGCCACGTTCTCGGTGCTGGCCGTGGTGTACTGGGCGTTCCCGAACCCACTGGCCGGGGCGTCGCTCCTCCCCGGAGCCGTCGCGTTCTGGAGCGTCTTCATCAGCATCGTCGCCCTGCCGCACGTCGTCGTCGGGTCGGTGCTCGACCGGGAGCGCGGCATCTGGTACGTGCCCTGA
- the metX gene encoding homoserine O-acetyltransferase MetX produces MTTRDRTSVGRFEFQCGDVIEDFTVAYETYGEFDGSNAVLVCHALTGSQHVSGRQTKGTAGQARAWWDDIVGPGKAVDTKRYYVVCANVPGSCYGTDGPPSDGPDDEPWGTDFPPVTVRDWTNAQRALLDELGVGRLHAVVGGSVGGMNVLDWAVAFPDDVERIAPVATAARLDPQCLALDAIARRAITSDPDWDGGDYYGTEGPRDGLALARQIGHVMYLSKASMEQKFGRRSAGRDAIRDTFPVDPAASFFPYRDVESYLDYQAEKFTKRFDANSYLYLTRAMDDYDLSEGYESDAAAVAAFEGETLLLSFTGDWHFTVEQSEAVAEAFRDSDVPVAHHVVDSDHGHDAFLVEPEKVGPPLKDFLTEGLEGSAIHDTAPDQTENEREYAPVHNSLFSG; encoded by the coding sequence ATGACGACCCGAGACCGTACCTCTGTCGGCCGATTCGAGTTCCAGTGTGGCGACGTCATCGAGGATTTCACCGTCGCGTACGAGACGTACGGCGAGTTCGACGGCTCGAACGCCGTGTTGGTCTGCCACGCACTCACCGGGAGCCAACACGTCTCCGGGCGGCAGACGAAAGGTACGGCCGGTCAGGCCCGCGCGTGGTGGGACGACATCGTCGGCCCCGGCAAGGCGGTCGACACGAAACGGTACTACGTCGTCTGCGCGAACGTTCCGGGCTCGTGCTACGGGACCGACGGCCCGCCGAGCGACGGCCCCGACGACGAACCGTGGGGGACGGACTTCCCGCCGGTGACCGTCCGGGACTGGACGAACGCCCAGCGCGCGCTCCTCGACGAACTCGGCGTCGGCCGCCTCCACGCCGTCGTCGGCGGCAGCGTCGGTGGCATGAACGTCCTCGACTGGGCCGTCGCGTTCCCCGACGACGTCGAGCGCATCGCCCCGGTCGCGACGGCCGCCCGGCTCGACCCACAGTGTCTCGCGCTCGACGCTATCGCCCGCCGCGCCATCACCTCGGACCCGGACTGGGACGGCGGCGACTACTACGGGACCGAGGGCCCGCGCGACGGCCTCGCGCTGGCGCGACAGATCGGACACGTGATGTACCTCTCGAAGGCGTCGATGGAGCAGAAGTTCGGCCGTCGGTCGGCGGGGAGAGACGCGATTCGGGACACCTTCCCGGTCGACCCCGCGGCGTCGTTCTTCCCGTACCGCGACGTCGAGTCGTATCTCGACTATCAGGCCGAGAAGTTCACCAAGCGCTTCGACGCCAACTCCTACCTGTACCTCACGCGCGCCATGGACGACTACGACCTCTCGGAGGGGTACGAGTCGGACGCCGCCGCAGTCGCCGCCTTCGAGGGCGAGACGCTCTTGCTCTCGTTTACCGGTGACTGGCACTTCACCGTCGAACAGTCGGAGGCGGTCGCCGAGGCGTTCCGCGACTCGGACGTCCCCGTGGCCCACCACGTCGTCGACTCCGACCACGGCCACGACGCGTTCCTCGTCGAACCCGAGAAGGTCGGCCCGCCGCTGAAGGACTTCCTGACCGAGGGCCTCGAGGGGAGCGCCATCCACGACACCGCCCCCGACCAGACGGAGAACGAGCGCGAGTACGCACCCGTCCACAACTCGCTCTTCTCGGGCTGA